From Paenibacillus sp. V4I7, one genomic window encodes:
- the asnB gene encoding asparagine synthase (glutamine-hydrolyzing), protein MCGITGVMYFEDREPTTAMLQQMTDVIVHRGPNDSGFWTDNRIGLGFRRLSVIDLKEGHQPLANEDDSVWIIFNGEIYNYKALRSMLQERGHQFRTQSDTEVIVHLYEEYGEECVKYMRGMFGFVIWDKKKKQLFGARDHFGIKPFYYHVNDRQFLFGSEIKSLLAAEGMNRLIHTDSLLNYLTFQYVPEPNTMFHGIHKLPPGHTVKITFDGEMSIHKYWDPMFEPEERPFDEYVEQIRETLKESVKLHMVSDVDRGCFLSSGIDSTAIATHMRNIEPIRTFSVGFEGANNETPIAAQTAATLGTEHYDKIITQDDFFGTMPKAIWHQDEPVADPSAIALYHVAKLAREHVTVVLSGEGADELFGGYRIYREPQSLRPIDQLPPPLKRMLNRFARMLPSSVKGRNYLLRGTTPLEERFLGNAKIFSEDMKAEVLRLDSEMLRAYKNPVQIAGDYYSKTKHLDPVSRMQYIDMNLWMPGDILMKADKMTMAHSLELRVPFLDKELFEVARRIPAKYRIANGTTKYIFRKAMEGIIPDPILNRPKLGFPVPLRDWMKGSMGDMVLEQIKSSGIEDYIDINAVERMLHKHRNGHGDYARRIWTIYIFALWHVTFMEELPKKVLAAY, encoded by the coding sequence ATGTGTGGTATTACGGGTGTCATGTATTTTGAAGATAGAGAACCAACCACTGCAATGCTGCAGCAAATGACAGATGTAATTGTTCATCGGGGTCCGAACGATTCCGGTTTTTGGACGGATAATCGGATTGGTCTTGGCTTTCGCCGATTGTCTGTTATTGACCTGAAAGAAGGGCATCAGCCTTTGGCTAATGAGGATGATTCTGTGTGGATCATTTTCAACGGGGAAATTTATAATTATAAAGCCCTGCGCAGTATGCTGCAGGAGCGTGGGCATCAATTCCGCACGCAAAGTGATACGGAGGTTATCGTTCACCTCTATGAGGAGTATGGAGAGGAATGCGTCAAATACATGCGCGGCATGTTTGGCTTCGTTATTTGGGACAAGAAAAAGAAGCAGCTGTTCGGTGCGAGAGACCACTTCGGCATTAAGCCATTTTACTATCATGTCAATGACCGTCAGTTCTTGTTCGGCTCCGAAATCAAGAGCTTGCTTGCTGCGGAAGGCATGAACCGGTTGATCCATACGGACAGCTTGCTGAACTATCTGACCTTTCAATACGTGCCGGAGCCTAACACTATGTTCCATGGCATACATAAGCTTCCCCCAGGGCATACGGTCAAAATAACGTTCGACGGAGAAATGTCGATACATAAATATTGGGATCCTATGTTTGAGCCGGAGGAGCGCCCGTTTGACGAGTATGTGGAACAAATTCGTGAAACATTGAAGGAATCGGTCAAGCTCCATATGGTGAGTGATGTGGATCGCGGCTGCTTCTTGTCGAGCGGTATTGACTCGACGGCGATTGCTACACATATGCGGAATATCGAGCCAATCCGCACGTTCTCCGTTGGCTTCGAAGGTGCCAACAATGAAACGCCGATTGCCGCCCAAACGGCTGCGACACTCGGCACAGAGCATTACGACAAAATCATCACGCAGGATGATTTCTTCGGCACGATGCCGAAGGCGATCTGGCACCAGGACGAGCCTGTCGCCGATCCTTCGGCCATTGCCCTATATCACGTGGCGAAGCTTGCGCGCGAGCACGTGACGGTTGTGCTGTCCGGCGAAGGCGCGGACGAGCTGTTCGGCGGCTACCGGATTTATCGCGAGCCGCAATCATTGCGTCCGATCGACCAGCTGCCGCCACCCTTGAAGCGCATGCTGAACCGCTTTGCCCGGATGCTGCCAAGCAGTGTGAAGGGCCGCAACTATTTACTGCGCGGCACGACACCGCTTGAGGAGCGCTTCCTCGGCAACGCCAAAATTTTCTCCGAGGATATGAAAGCGGAGGTGCTGCGCCTTGATAGTGAGATGCTGCGCGCCTATAAGAATCCCGTGCAAATTGCTGGCGATTATTACAGCAAGACGAAGCATCTTGATCCAGTGAGCCGGATGCAGTATATCGACATGAATCTGTGGATGCCTGGCGATATTCTAATGAAGGCTGATAAGATGACAATGGCACACTCACTCGAGCTGCGTGTTCCTTTCCTTGATAAGGAACTGTTCGAAGTGGCACGCCGCATTCCGGCAAAGTACCGAATCGCGAATGGCACGACGAAGTACATTTTCCGTAAGGCCATGGAAGGTATCATACCTGATCCTATCCTGAACCGTCCGAAGCTGGGCTTCCCGGTACCGCTGCGCGATTGGATGAAAGGTTCGATGGGCGATATGGTCCTGGAGCAAATTAAGTCCAGCGGGATTGAAGATTATATTGATATCAATGCTGTGGAGCGCATGCTGCATAAGCATCGTAATGGTCATGGCGACTATGCTCGCCGCAT
- a CDS encoding hemolysin family protein, whose product MLINLFLIAILILLTAFFVATEFAVIRIRPSRVDQMVLEGKKNALAVQTVTSNLDGYLSACQLGITITALGLGWLGEPTVEKLLNPLFHMMGVGESLSHILSFGIAFLSITYLHVVLGELAPKTLAIQKAEAISVLTAPLIIFFYKIMYPFIWMLNGSANKLVRIFGIKSAGEHEEAHSEEEIRIILSDSYLSGKINKTEFGYVNRVFSFDDLLAREIMVPRTDMICLYADKSLEENMGIITKEQYTRFPVAKESKDHIIGFVNTKQFFLSYLSSPDFNFKSLLQPMMTVPEVMPVKALLKKMQKENVHIALLLDEYGGTSGLITIEDILEEIVGEIRDEFDKDEKKEIETLGENHYVVEGIALLNEINDVLGTDIIDENVDSIGGWLYGKQPELQIGVEWQYGSLTFIVRERDANRIRKIEIIKR is encoded by the coding sequence ATGCTAATCAACTTGTTCTTAATTGCAATTCTTATCCTACTCACCGCTTTTTTTGTCGCTACTGAATTCGCTGTGATTCGAATTCGTCCCAGTAGAGTGGATCAAATGGTATTGGAAGGTAAGAAAAATGCCCTTGCTGTACAAACGGTTACCTCTAATTTAGATGGGTACTTGTCTGCTTGTCAGCTAGGCATCACGATTACGGCCTTGGGACTTGGTTGGCTAGGGGAACCAACGGTTGAGAAACTTCTTAACCCATTGTTCCACATGATGGGGGTAGGAGAAAGCCTATCTCATATTTTATCATTCGGCATTGCATTCCTATCCATTACGTATCTACATGTTGTACTTGGTGAACTAGCGCCCAAAACATTAGCTATTCAAAAAGCGGAAGCTATTTCTGTACTAACTGCACCATTAATTATCTTTTTTTATAAAATCATGTATCCATTCATTTGGATGTTAAATGGGTCGGCGAATAAGCTCGTAAGAATCTTTGGAATTAAGTCTGCGGGCGAGCATGAAGAAGCACACTCGGAAGAGGAGATTCGTATTATTTTATCGGATAGTTATTTGAGCGGTAAAATAAATAAGACGGAGTTTGGTTATGTGAATCGGGTCTTTTCATTCGATGATCTGCTAGCACGCGAAATTATGGTGCCGCGTACGGATATGATTTGCCTTTATGCGGATAAATCATTGGAAGAAAACATGGGTATTATTACAAAAGAACAATACACCCGTTTTCCAGTTGCTAAGGAAAGCAAGGATCATATTATTGGATTCGTCAACACCAAGCAGTTTTTTTTGAGCTATCTCAGTAGCCCAGATTTTAATTTTAAATCCTTGCTTCAACCGATGATGACAGTTCCAGAAGTCATGCCAGTCAAAGCCCTTCTCAAGAAAATGCAGAAAGAAAATGTTCATATTGCTCTGCTTTTAGATGAGTATGGGGGAACTTCAGGTCTGATCACGATTGAGGATATTCTGGAGGAAATTGTTGGTGAAATTCGTGACGAATTTGATAAAGATGAAAAGAAGGAAATAGAGACCTTAGGAGAAAATCATTATGTAGTCGAAGGTATTGCTTTGTTAAATGAGATCAATGATGTATTAGGAACTGACATTATTGATGAGAATGTGGACTCGATTGGTGGTTGGTTATATGGCAAGCAGCCGGAGCTACAAATAGGTGTAGAGTGGCAATACGGTTCATTGACATTCATTGTCCGTGAAAGAGACGCCAATCGAATCCGTAAAATTGAAATTATCAAACGGTAA
- a CDS encoding penicillin-binding protein 2 — protein sequence MKSSIMDDPKKKEITKKRHFSFRINIFFFITFLLFSILIVRLAILQFVQAKDLKAAENTNTNQTTSIAPIRGNIYDSTKSPLAYTIPVQSLFFRIEPGQQNKDEVIALAQRLKDDVFDKYAKPNSVSPTPEEIVLAMDLGYDINKNKVKDPSYYWVPRRIKADLSKEEMAYLLEHRDEFKWLEVTEESIRTYELDDDNNKTTIATHLVGYLKSFSTQTAKDIYKDSPNSEEYLNTENVGFDGIERLYQDELRGKNGSRKYPVNAAMKIIGRAEVTAPIKGNNLYLSINKDIQKATERMLEEHIKYLRSPSHANDLYMKTGMKASSGFAVAMEVDTGRVVTMANYPDYDANAWTGGISPNIYKEIGTYISNGSIMTAKAKYPDEKENAKHPSSIVFMGSTIKPLSVLIGLKEKLFGPYETYYDSGSFSFGKGGSSTISNSGKAAYGPINASSSIEHSSNTYMSAKVGIPFYLKYGGETPKVTAKWAEYLAKFGMGVKTGSGLPGEFAGSNDFIKNAQKDSYQSAMVYASWGQNEKTTTLQLAQYTATLASRGKRMKPLFVDEIRDYQGELVKKVEPEVIQDSSSEFSKEDWNVIIHGMKSGAEGIEELPFNVARKTGTSTQAVSGGTVENAVFIAFAPVENPKLAVAVVVPEGGFGRYGASPIAAKIFEAYDAANDGILTKLGGGKRPW from the coding sequence ATGAAGTCATCCATTATGGATGATCCGAAGAAAAAAGAAATTACCAAAAAGCGGCACTTTTCGTTTCGGATCAATATATTTTTCTTTATAACATTTTTATTATTTTCAATATTAATCGTACGATTGGCTATCTTACAATTCGTTCAAGCCAAAGATCTGAAAGCGGCGGAAAATACGAATACGAATCAGACCACAAGTATCGCTCCCATTCGAGGCAATATCTATGACTCTACAAAATCTCCTCTGGCTTATACAATTCCTGTTCAGTCCTTGTTTTTCCGTATTGAGCCAGGTCAACAAAACAAAGATGAAGTGATTGCGCTTGCTCAGCGGCTAAAGGATGATGTTTTTGATAAATATGCCAAACCGAATTCGGTCAGCCCAACTCCAGAAGAGATCGTTTTAGCGATGGATTTAGGTTACGATATTAATAAAAATAAGGTGAAAGACCCAAGTTACTATTGGGTTCCGCGGCGAATTAAAGCAGATTTGTCCAAGGAGGAAATGGCCTATTTACTAGAGCACCGAGACGAATTTAAGTGGCTTGAAGTGACGGAGGAGAGTATCCGTACTTATGAATTGGATGATGACAACAACAAGACCACGATTGCCACACATTTGGTTGGATATTTAAAATCATTTTCTACGCAGACAGCCAAAGATATCTATAAAGATAGCCCTAATAGCGAAGAATACCTGAACACAGAAAATGTAGGATTTGACGGCATTGAACGTTTGTATCAGGATGAGCTGCGCGGTAAAAACGGGAGTAGGAAATACCCAGTAAATGCGGCTATGAAAATTATCGGCAGAGCCGAAGTGACAGCGCCTATCAAAGGGAATAATCTATATCTTTCGATTAATAAAGATATCCAGAAGGCAACAGAGAGAATGCTGGAGGAACATATCAAATATTTACGCAGCCCCTCTCATGCCAATGATCTGTATATGAAAACGGGGATGAAGGCCTCCTCTGGCTTTGCTGTTGCGATGGAAGTGGATACGGGGCGCGTTGTCACTATGGCAAACTATCCGGATTACGATGCTAATGCTTGGACAGGAGGTATTTCGCCAAACATATACAAAGAAATTGGTACTTATATATCCAATGGCTCTATTATGACAGCTAAAGCCAAATATCCGGACGAAAAAGAGAATGCAAAGCATCCATCTTCCATTGTTTTTATGGGTTCAACGATTAAACCGTTGTCTGTACTAATCGGTCTGAAGGAAAAGTTGTTTGGACCCTATGAGACCTATTACGATTCTGGATCATTTAGCTTTGGTAAGGGTGGCAGCAGCACAATCTCGAACTCTGGTAAAGCTGCTTACGGACCGATTAATGCTTCGTCTTCTATTGAACACTCTTCTAACACGTATATGTCAGCAAAAGTGGGCATTCCCTTTTATTTGAAATATGGGGGAGAAACACCAAAGGTCACAGCGAAATGGGCAGAATACCTTGCGAAATTCGGTATGGGAGTTAAAACGGGAAGCGGACTTCCGGGTGAATTTGCAGGTTCCAACGATTTTATTAAAAATGCTCAAAAAGACAGTTACCAATCTGCAATGGTCTATGCGTCATGGGGACAAAATGAAAAAACGACTACGCTGCAGCTCGCTCAATATACAGCAACGTTGGCCAGTCGAGGGAAACGTATGAAGCCTCTTTTCGTAGATGAAATTCGAGACTACCAAGGTGAATTAGTTAAAAAAGTTGAGCCTGAGGTTATTCAGGATTCTTCCTCTGAATTTTCTAAAGAAGATTGGAATGTCATTATTCATGGGATGAAAAGTGGCGCCGAGGGCATTGAGGAATTACCTTTTAACGTAGCACGTAAAACAGGTACATCTACGCAAGCAGTATCGGGAGGCACGGTAGAAAATGCCGTATTTATCGCCTTTGCTCCTGTAGAGAATCCAAAGCTTGCGGTAGCTGTTGTTGTACCTGAAGGTGGATTCGGACGTTACGGGGCATCCCCGATAGCAGCCAAAATCTTTGAGGCTTATGACGCGGCAAACGACGGTATTCTGACGAAGTTAGGCGGCGGGAAAAGGCCTTGGTAA
- a CDS encoding HAD-IA family hydrolase: MRKPLQEYKMIYLDAGDTLLTIPAAQTILKQYLQLRSVDRDEAHISELFTEAFRLFYYVNKQDNFVACSPDSDREFWVNLYKYVLHKLGIHEEWSEEEIYTCCHELYDIYTAPEYYELFDDVKPFLDGLKAQGFRIGIISNFAPTLKAILEDKGILHDFDPVIVSTEVGLEKPDPAIFQLALDKAGLEAKDILYIGDHETNDIWAPNQVGIDAVRIIRYSYHTGEGIHSLLELFHEQAIA; encoded by the coding sequence ATGAGGAAACCACTTCAGGAATATAAGATGATTTACTTAGATGCTGGGGATACTTTACTTACGATTCCAGCAGCCCAGACGATACTCAAACAGTATTTACAATTGCGATCTGTGGATCGTGATGAAGCTCATATTAGTGAACTATTTACGGAAGCTTTTCGTCTTTTTTATTATGTGAATAAGCAGGACAATTTCGTGGCTTGCAGTCCAGATTCAGACCGTGAGTTCTGGGTTAATCTATATAAATATGTGCTTCATAAATTGGGCATTCACGAGGAGTGGTCAGAGGAAGAGATTTATACCTGCTGCCACGAGCTCTACGACATTTACACGGCACCCGAGTATTATGAATTGTTTGATGATGTTAAGCCATTCTTAGATGGTTTGAAGGCCCAAGGTTTTCGAATTGGGATTATCAGCAATTTTGCTCCTACCTTGAAAGCCATATTGGAGGATAAGGGGATTTTGCATGATTTTGACCCGGTCATTGTTTCAACAGAAGTTGGTCTAGAGAAGCCAGATCCGGCGATTTTCCAGCTTGCTCTGGATAAGGCGGGGTTAGAAGCTAAGGATATTCTTTATATCGGCGACCATGAAACGAATGATATCTGGGCGCCAAATCAAGTCGGTATCGATGCTGTGCGAATTATCCGTTATTCCTATCATACAGGGGAGGGTATTCATTCCCTACTTGAGCTGTTTCATGAACAAGCTATAGCGTAA
- a CDS encoding transglutaminase domain-containing protein, with translation MTDMTWLQSTSINLISIVIVLTFVGSVVQGFFRGGSGSAKHLLSMLVEAVIVILSMFIAWKGVQWVSPVIQIWLKEQNLQIPSVEISMLKQIYYTAMTSIRDFPLLRFGVLFLLGYMIVKQLLNLLVDPLLGSWLANRDPYRERSNSFISSVSGGAIGSVAGIARALILIAVLFIYVTLFPHSLVTPYIESSQMYQKGAKEVISPFTGDFIADKVPVFTRAVEQEFTNILQRKYEVLDAKVPGNIADAAKEVTASGKTDEEKAKLLYKWVGSRIQYDWDKVTLYEEKRIWKEQTPEDTFNTKEGVCIDYSRLYAQMARSIGLDVKVVTGLGYDGQGSYGPHAWNEVYLKESDRWVPLDSTWVASGGNWFNPPNFDQTHIKDA, from the coding sequence ATGACGGATATGACGTGGTTACAATCAACTTCGATAAATTTAATATCCATCGTGATCGTTCTCACATTTGTAGGCTCTGTCGTTCAAGGGTTTTTCCGGGGAGGGTCAGGTTCAGCCAAACATCTTCTGTCTATGCTCGTGGAGGCGGTTATCGTCATTCTATCCATGTTTATCGCGTGGAAAGGGGTTCAGTGGGTATCGCCTGTGATTCAAATCTGGTTGAAAGAGCAGAATTTGCAAATTCCATCCGTAGAGATAAGCATGCTTAAACAAATTTATTATACGGCCATGACGAGTATCCGCGATTTCCCGCTGCTGCGTTTCGGTGTATTGTTTTTACTTGGCTATATGATCGTGAAGCAATTGCTGAACCTATTGGTTGATCCCTTGTTAGGAAGTTGGTTGGCTAATCGTGATCCTTACAGGGAGCGCAGCAACTCTTTTATTAGTTCTGTCTCTGGTGGAGCCATTGGTTCTGTCGCCGGAATCGCGAGGGCGCTCATTCTTATTGCTGTGCTTTTCATTTATGTAACGTTATTCCCGCACTCTTTGGTCACACCCTACATTGAATCATCACAGATGTATCAGAAAGGTGCCAAAGAGGTTATTTCACCCTTCACAGGTGACTTCATTGCTGACAAAGTGCCCGTGTTCACACGTGCTGTGGAACAGGAATTTACGAATATCCTGCAGCGTAAGTATGAAGTTCTAGACGCAAAAGTTCCAGGCAATATTGCCGATGCCGCCAAAGAAGTAACCGCCAGTGGAAAGACGGATGAAGAGAAGGCCAAGCTGTTGTATAAATGGGTAGGCAGCCGCATCCAATATGATTGGGATAAGGTAACTCTATATGAAGAGAAACGGATCTGGAAGGAACAGACGCCAGAGGATACCTTCAACACCAAAGAAGGGGTTTGTATAGACTACTCTAGGTTGTATGCCCAGATGGCCAGATCCATTGGCCTTGATGTGAAAGTTGTGACAGGGCTAGGCTATGACGGGCAGGGCAGCTACGGGCCTCACGCTTGGAATGAGGTTTACCTGAAGGAGTCTGATCGCTGGGTTCCTCTAGATTCCACCTGGGTAGCAAGCGGAGGCAACTGGTTCAATCCGCCTAATTTCGATCAAACTCATATCAAGGACGCTTAG
- a CDS encoding MFS transporter, whose translation MRTAIWLYLFMFVAFFDLHAQYPILSPFALSLGAAPSFIGLIMGVYSITHLPGNLIAGYGVDKYGSKIFIVFSLIVAGIILLFQSNVKDPWHLLYIRSISGFVLAFLSPACLSLLARIAKDRIHQSKLMAGNGLIHTLASVVSPAAGAVLVAKIGFTTAFSVLGWILIITGILAIFGVKEKQLLTQTESKSPILDHHGHGMLGDESDLPGSVTIPWLFFLIPMALSCSQGILFFELPLMQSARDSILTSGVFFTLVSLGALLSISFWFLNKIPPFIRTVCGSISLAIVFFGLAIQWPIPLTASLFLIGMAKGIIYPALAALLAGITSSNRYGRVFSLLSISYSVGAFIGPMMAGQLRDHISSYFIAFFILMLALSLLPLRTFKTPITT comes from the coding sequence ATGCGAACAGCTATTTGGTTGTACTTATTTATGTTTGTTGCTTTTTTTGATTTACACGCGCAGTACCCGATTCTTTCTCCTTTTGCCTTATCTTTAGGAGCAGCTCCTTCATTTATAGGGCTAATTATGGGCGTATACTCGATTACACACTTGCCTGGGAATCTAATCGCTGGCTATGGCGTAGACAAATACGGAAGTAAAATCTTTATTGTCTTTAGCCTGATTGTAGCAGGGATCATCTTACTTTTTCAATCCAATGTGAAAGATCCTTGGCACTTGCTATACATTCGTTCGATTAGCGGATTCGTACTCGCCTTCTTATCCCCTGCTTGCTTATCGCTGCTTGCACGTATAGCTAAGGATCGTATCCATCAAAGTAAACTGATGGCTGGCAACGGTCTCATACATACCCTTGCTTCCGTGGTATCTCCAGCAGCAGGTGCTGTTTTAGTTGCCAAAATCGGATTTACAACAGCCTTCTCTGTCTTAGGTTGGATTCTTATTATCACAGGCATACTTGCCATCTTTGGTGTGAAAGAAAAGCAACTTTTAACGCAAACAGAGAGCAAATCCCCCATTTTAGATCATCATGGTCATGGCATGCTTGGTGATGAATCAGATCTACCCGGCAGCGTAACGATTCCATGGTTATTCTTTCTCATTCCGATGGCACTCTCCTGCTCGCAAGGCATTCTTTTCTTTGAGCTGCCACTTATGCAGTCGGCCAGAGACTCTATCCTAACGTCCGGCGTCTTTTTCACCTTAGTCAGTTTAGGCGCCCTGTTAAGCATCAGCTTCTGGTTCTTAAATAAGATCCCCCCGTTTATCCGAACGGTCTGTGGAAGTATCTCGCTTGCGATCGTGTTCTTCGGTTTAGCTATTCAATGGCCGATACCGCTCACTGCTTCCCTTTTCCTAATCGGAATGGCGAAAGGTATCATTTATCCCGCTCTCGCTGCCCTTCTTGCCGGTATAACTAGCAGCAACCGATATGGACGCGTCTTTTCCCTTCTTTCCATCTCCTATTCCGTTGGCGCCTTTATCGGTCCCATGATGGCCGGGCAGCTTCGTGACCACATTTCCTCTTACTTCATCGCGTTCTTCATCTTAATGCTGGCACTTTCCCTCTTACCGCTGCGCACATTTAAAACGCCGATCACGACATAA
- a CDS encoding toprim domain-containing protein has translation MSIVIIVEGKNDKSRLKRVVDESVIILCTFGTPSSLTLEELRKKADDNHVFILTDNDASGKKIRFLLRETFPDAEHIYTRRGYAGVEGTPEEYLIQQLEKAGLEEYIKYPAPDPAFE, from the coding sequence ATGTCGATTGTCATCATTGTAGAAGGTAAAAATGATAAAAGCCGGTTAAAACGCGTGGTTGATGAAAGTGTCATCATCCTCTGTACATTCGGTACCCCCAGCTCATTAACTCTCGAAGAACTAAGAAAAAAAGCGGATGATAATCATGTTTTCATATTGACGGATAATGATGCTTCCGGTAAAAAAATACGTTTTCTATTGCGAGAAACGTTTCCAGACGCAGAACACATATATACACGCAGAGGGTATGCTGGCGTGGAAGGAACACCTGAGGAATACCTCATTCAGCAATTAGAAAAAGCAGGGTTGGAAGAGTATATCAAATACCCTGCTCCAGACCCTGCTTTTGAATAG
- a CDS encoding SCO family protein, giving the protein MSTFLGKNWFKLALGAILIAMIASFAYKLWANGSEPDQRLTAMKQAPSFQLQDLDGKPVASQDMDGKVRLVYFFYSFCPDVCMPTTFLLSQVQESLKKKDLLGTKAEIVSITVDPKRDTPEVLKEFGNRFESKPVPGGWTFLRGEESKIHKLAEDFGIMVIKEKDGNFSHSNAILLVDPKGKLRNYYDASNPELDVDHIVKDVITLSKGK; this is encoded by the coding sequence ATGAGTACGTTTTTGGGGAAAAATTGGTTTAAACTAGCGCTGGGCGCGATATTAATTGCCATGATTGCATCATTTGCCTATAAATTATGGGCAAACGGCAGTGAACCTGACCAACGATTAACAGCAATGAAACAAGCTCCTTCGTTTCAACTGCAGGACTTAGACGGTAAACCTGTCGCCTCTCAGGATATGGATGGTAAGGTCAGACTTGTATACTTCTTTTATTCCTTTTGCCCGGATGTTTGCATGCCGACGACTTTCTTGCTTTCTCAGGTTCAGGAATCTTTGAAGAAAAAAGATCTGCTGGGTACTAAAGCGGAAATTGTATCCATAACAGTCGATCCAAAACGCGATACACCGGAAGTGCTTAAAGAATTCGGTAACCGATTTGAATCGAAGCCAGTTCCGGGTGGGTGGACATTCCTCCGTGGTGAGGAATCGAAAATTCACAAGCTTGCAGAAGATTTCGGCATTATGGTGATCAAAGAGAAGGATGGTAATTTCTCGCATTCGAATGCGATTTTGCTGGTTGACCCAAAAGGAAAACTCCGGAATTATTATGATGCGAGCAACCCAGAGTTGGATGTTGACCATATTGTCAAAGATGTCATAACCTTATCAAAAGGTAAATAA
- the cyoE gene encoding heme o synthase — translation MGNQVSYESVANGSSQGSIGTESIEASNTQASAEPVTLKDFYRLVKPGIIYSNLMTAFAGYWMAAHWEVSWVHLIMTMLGTALVMAGGTVLNNYLDREMDAKMERTQNRALPSGRMSANLVLWYGIILGTIGLAVLYFGAQSPLATLIGLIGLFLYVWLYTAWFKRTSVWSTFVGAFSGATPPVIGYCAVSGTVDLGAILLFAFLFLWQPPHFWALGIRRMEEYRAAGFPLLPVVKGTYVTKISMVRYVVLLVPVTVMLTAYGYVGYMFLFASTTLGLVWAFMSIKGFKATGEAEVVWAKRMFLFSLLYLTLLSFLMVIDTVKIS, via the coding sequence GTGGGAAATCAAGTTAGCTACGAAAGCGTTGCGAACGGTTCGTCACAAGGGTCTATTGGGACAGAATCCATAGAAGCTAGCAATACTCAGGCATCGGCTGAGCCTGTGACCTTGAAAGATTTTTATCGCTTGGTTAAGCCAGGCATTATTTATTCCAATCTAATGACAGCTTTTGCTGGCTATTGGATGGCGGCTCATTGGGAAGTAAGCTGGGTGCACCTGATTATGACCATGCTAGGAACAGCCCTTGTAATGGCAGGAGGCACGGTGCTTAACAATTATTTGGACCGTGAAATGGATGCGAAGATGGAGCGGACGCAGAATAGAGCTCTTCCAAGTGGAAGAATGAGTGCTAATCTCGTTCTATGGTACGGTATTATTTTAGGAACGATTGGTCTGGCAGTCCTATATTTTGGAGCGCAATCGCCGCTTGCAACATTAATTGGACTGATTGGACTGTTCTTATATGTTTGGCTCTATACAGCATGGTTTAAGAGAACTTCGGTATGGAGTACATTCGTTGGGGCTTTCTCTGGTGCTACACCTCCCGTTATTGGTTACTGTGCTGTAAGTGGTACGGTTGATCTAGGTGCTATTCTCCTTTTTGCTTTCTTGTTCCTCTGGCAGCCTCCGCATTTCTGGGCTCTTGGGATTCGCCGTATGGAAGAATATCGCGCTGCAGGATTCCCGCTTTTACCCGTCGTGAAGGGGACATACGTGACCAAGATCAGTATGGTGCGTTATGTGGTTTTACTTGTTCCTGTAACCGTGATGTTGACGGCTTATGGATATGTGGGTTATATGTTCTTGTTCGCATCAACCACCTTAGGATTGGTTTGGGCTTTCATGAGTATCAAAGGCTTTAAGGCAACAGGTGAGGCCGAAGTGGTATGGGCTAAGCGTATGTTCCTGTTCTCACTGTTGTATTTAACTCTCTTATCGTTCCTCATGGTCATTGATACCGTGAAAATTAGTTAG